GGTGCACCAGAGCCATTCACTTTCCTTTCAGAGAAAGAGGCAGCTGGACTTCAAGGAGAACCGGCACTCAGAGCCGAGATATCCTATGGTTTACAAGAGTATGATGTTGAGTATGAATACGATGCCACGGATAAGAAATATAAACGTTATTCGAATGGGGAGCAAACAGTCGAATATAAATCGAACAAACCGATTTTACTGGATAATATATTGATCATTGAAGCCACTCATCAAGTGATTGACGAAAAGGGACGTCGCAAAATCGATTTGAAAAGCGGCGGAAAAGGTTATTTACTTCAACAAGGGAAAGTGAATGAGGTAGAATGGGTTAATAAGGATGGGCGGATCATTCCAGTGAAAAACGATGAGGAAGCAGGTTTGGTCCCAGGGAAAACTTGGATCAATATCATTCCTGATCAACCTGGTTTAGGAAAGGATGTCTCATTCTGATACCCGTGAAATTGAGGGGGAGTAACATGCAAATTGATAAGTTAAGAGGAAAAGAAACGGATCAGCTGTTCAAGTCGATCCTTTCCTTGCGTGATTTGGACGAATGCTATCGATTTTTTGATGATTTATGTACAGTTAACGAGATATCATCTTTAGCGCAGCGTCTAGAAGTGGCACGGATGCTTGAGGAAGGTAAAACCTACCATAAGATTGAAACGGAAACAGGTGCAAGCACTGCTACGATTTCCAGGGTGAAACG
This genomic stretch from Peribacillus muralis harbors:
- a CDS encoding YerC/YecD family TrpR-related protein encodes the protein MQIDKLRGKETDQLFKSILSLRDLDECYRFFDDLCTVNEISSLAQRLEVARMLEEGKTYHKIETETGASTATISRVKRCLNYGNDAYTMALNRIKENVEETTES